Proteins encoded within one genomic window of Bacteroidia bacterium:
- a CDS encoding DUF488 domain-containing protein — MEKKPLYTIGHGNRKPEDFLALLKDFGIEYLIDVRSQPYSKFNPQFNQNELKFFLERNGIKYVFMGDTIGGRPKDTTCYDNEGKVDYEAVKTKEFFLNGIDRLKTAYNKDINVVIMCSESKPCECHRSKLIGKVLITDNIVLKHIDEKGKLKDQSTVINELNKGLSEYDLFGNPINAKSRKAYL, encoded by the coding sequence ATGGAAAAAAAGCCACTTTATACCATCGGACACGGTAACAGAAAGCCAGAGGATTTTCTTGCTTTGCTGAAAGACTTTGGCATTGAATATCTCATCGATGTTCGTTCACAACCGTATTCAAAATTTAACCCTCAATTCAACCAAAACGAACTTAAATTCTTTTTGGAAAGGAACGGTATTAAATACGTTTTTATGGGTGACACTATTGGTGGCAGACCAAAAGACACGACTTGTTACGACAATGAAGGAAAGGTTGACTATGAAGCGGTTAAAACGAAAGAATTTTTCCTAAATGGTATTGACAGACTAAAAACTGCCTACAATAAGGACATTAATGTTGTAATAATGTGTAGTGAAAGTAAGCCTTGCGAATGCCACAGGAGTAAATTAATCGGCAAGGTTTTAATTACAGACAACATTGTTTTAAAACATATTGACGAAAAAGGAAAACTCAAAGACCAATCAACAGTAATAAATGAATTAAATAAAGGGCTTTCAGAATATGACTTATTTGGAAATCCAATTAACGCAAAATCAAGAAAAGCTTATTTATAA